In Heteronotia binoei isolate CCM8104 ecotype False Entrance Well chromosome 4, APGP_CSIRO_Hbin_v1, whole genome shotgun sequence, a genomic segment contains:
- the ZNF131 gene encoding zinc finger protein 131 isoform X1, with amino-acid sequence MRVALSAGACLVFRRARQITPLAMEAEETMECIQEFPEHYKVILDRLNEQREQDQFTDITLIVDGHHFKAHKAVLAACSQFFYKFFQDFTQEPLVEIEGVSNMAFRHLIEFTYTAKLMVQGEEEANDVWKAAEYLQMLEAIKALEIRNKENSLPLESNQAQDINKAKKRKIAETSNVITETLPCAESEPVEIEVEIAEGAIDVEENNIEALEEVASAEQSIKYIQATGTSDESALALLADITSKFRHGERKSQIQEECDSVSDSGKQVDGIEIMELQLSHVNNLFHCEKCNRSFKLFYHFKEHMKTHSTESYKCDLCNKRYLRESALKQHLTCYHLDEGGANKKQRPGKKIHVCQYCDKQFDHFGHFKEHLRKHTGEKPFECPNCHERFARNSTLKCHLTACQSGAGAKKGRKKLYECQVCNSVFNSWDQFKDHLVIHTGDKPNHCTICDVWFMQGSELRRHLQEIHHISERIVTDDILPVDSDPVASMTIIEQVEQVHVLPLIQVQVDPAQVTVEQVHPDLIQNNQVKGEQIAELQEQVEISYLEVEHIHTESGTEVHMEELDVEHVNQLQMEEVQAQLIEEADLEPVESEHVDQGGLEGSSPVQVDEMVAPAADHVESDDLKTQPIVDVREEKVDT; translated from the exons ATGCGAGTAGCGTTGTCGGCCGGCGCCTGCCTCGTTTTTCGGCGAGCTAGGCAG ATAACTCCATTAGCCATGGAAGCTGAAGAGACGATGGAATGCATCCAGGAATTTCCAGAGCATTATAAAGTAATTTTGGACAGACTGAATGAACAGAGAGAGCAGGATCAGTTCACAGACATCACTCTGATTGTCGATG gTCATCATTTTAAAGCTCATAAAGCTGTTCTTGCTGCCTGTAGCCAGTTTTTCTACAAATTCTTCCAAGACTTCACTCAGGAGCCTCTAGTAGAGATAGAAG GTGTAAGTAACATGGCATTCCGCCACTTAATTGAGTTCACCTATACTGCCAAGCTAATGGTccaaggggaagaagaagcaaatgATGTCTGGAAGGCAGCTGAATATCTTCAGATGTTAGAAGCCATTAAAGCCCTCGAAATCAG GAACAAGGAAAATTCATTGCCACTTGAATCAAATCAGGCACAAGATATCAATAAAGCTAAGAAGAGGAAAATAGCAGAGACTTCCAACGTTATCACAGAAACGCTGCCGTGTGCAGAATCCGAGCCGGTGGAAATCGAGGTGGAGATTGCAGAGGGGGCTATTGATGTGGAAGAAAACAACATCGAAGCCCTTGAGGAGGTTGCATCTGCTGAACAATCTATCAAATACATACAGGCCACAGGTACTTCCGATGAGTCAGCGTTGGCCCTTCTGGCTGATATCACCAGCAAGTTCCGCCATGGGGAGAGGAAAAGCCAGATCCAAGAGGAATGTGACAGCGTGTCTGACTCGGGCAAACAGGTGGATGGCATTGAGATCATGGAGCTCCAGCTGTCTCACGTTAACAACCTGTTCCACTGTGAAAAGTGCAACCGCTCCTTTAAGTTGTTCTACCACTTTAAGGAGCACATGAAAACACACTCCACTGAGAGCTACAAGTGCGACCTATGCAACAAAAGGTACCTCCGAGAAAGCGCATTGAAGCAGCACCTTACCTGTTACCACCTTGATGAAGGTGGCGCCAACAAGAAACAGAGGCCGGGCAAAAAAATACATGTCTGCCAGTACTGTGATAAACAATTTGACCACTTTGGCCATTTTAAAGAACATCTGCGGAAACACACAG GTGAAAAGCCATTTGAGTGCCCAAACTGCCACGAACGTTTTGCTCGGAACAGCACGCTCAAGTGTCACTTGACAGCGTGCCAGTCCGGTGCTGGTGCTAAAAAGGGGCGGAAAAAGCTTTATGAATGTCAG GTCTGCAACAGTGTCTTTAACAGCTGGGACCAATTTAAAGACCACTTGGTAATACACACAGGGGACAAGCCTAACCACTGTACCATATGCGATGTTTGGTTCATGCAAGGCAGCGAACTGAGGAGGCACCTGCAGGAAATCCACCACATTTCAGAACGGATAGTGACTGATGACATCCTTCCGGTGGACAGCGATCCAGTGGCCTCGATGACCATCATCGAGCAGGTGGaacaggtccacgtcctgccgctCATTCAGGTCCAGGTGGATCCTGCACAAGTGACGGTCGAGCAGGTGCACCCGGACTTGATACAAAACAATCAAGTGAAAGGCGAGCAGATAGCTGAGCTGCAAGAACAGGTGGAGATAAGCTACCTGGAAGTGGAGCACATTCATACTGAGTCAGGGACAGAAGTGCACATGGAGGAGCTGGATGTCGAGCACGTCaatcagctgcaaatggaggaggtcCAGGCACAGCTCATAGAGGAAGCAGATCTCGAGCCAGTAGAATCAGAACACGTGGATCAGGGAGGACTGGAAGGGAGCTCACCGGTGCAAGTGGACGAGATGGTGGCACCGGCAGCTGATCATGTAGAGTCTGATGATTTAAAAACTCAGCCGATAGTGGACGTACGGGAGGAAAAAGTGGACACTTAG
- the ZNF131 gene encoding zinc finger protein 131 isoform X2, with protein sequence MEAEETMECIQEFPEHYKVILDRLNEQREQDQFTDITLIVDGHHFKAHKAVLAACSQFFYKFFQDFTQEPLVEIEGVSNMAFRHLIEFTYTAKLMVQGEEEANDVWKAAEYLQMLEAIKALEIRNKENSLPLESNQAQDINKAKKRKIAETSNVITETLPCAESEPVEIEVEIAEGAIDVEENNIEALEEVASAEQSIKYIQATGTSDESALALLADITSKFRHGERKSQIQEECDSVSDSGKQVDGIEIMELQLSHVNNLFHCEKCNRSFKLFYHFKEHMKTHSTESYKCDLCNKRYLRESALKQHLTCYHLDEGGANKKQRPGKKIHVCQYCDKQFDHFGHFKEHLRKHTGEKPFECPNCHERFARNSTLKCHLTACQSGAGAKKGRKKLYECQVCNSVFNSWDQFKDHLVIHTGDKPNHCTICDVWFMQGSELRRHLQEIHHISERIVTDDILPVDSDPVASMTIIEQVEQVHVLPLIQVQVDPAQVTVEQVHPDLIQNNQVKGEQIAELQEQVEISYLEVEHIHTESGTEVHMEELDVEHVNQLQMEEVQAQLIEEADLEPVESEHVDQGGLEGSSPVQVDEMVAPAADHVESDDLKTQPIVDVREEKVDT encoded by the exons ATGGAAGCTGAAGAGACGATGGAATGCATCCAGGAATTTCCAGAGCATTATAAAGTAATTTTGGACAGACTGAATGAACAGAGAGAGCAGGATCAGTTCACAGACATCACTCTGATTGTCGATG gTCATCATTTTAAAGCTCATAAAGCTGTTCTTGCTGCCTGTAGCCAGTTTTTCTACAAATTCTTCCAAGACTTCACTCAGGAGCCTCTAGTAGAGATAGAAG GTGTAAGTAACATGGCATTCCGCCACTTAATTGAGTTCACCTATACTGCCAAGCTAATGGTccaaggggaagaagaagcaaatgATGTCTGGAAGGCAGCTGAATATCTTCAGATGTTAGAAGCCATTAAAGCCCTCGAAATCAG GAACAAGGAAAATTCATTGCCACTTGAATCAAATCAGGCACAAGATATCAATAAAGCTAAGAAGAGGAAAATAGCAGAGACTTCCAACGTTATCACAGAAACGCTGCCGTGTGCAGAATCCGAGCCGGTGGAAATCGAGGTGGAGATTGCAGAGGGGGCTATTGATGTGGAAGAAAACAACATCGAAGCCCTTGAGGAGGTTGCATCTGCTGAACAATCTATCAAATACATACAGGCCACAGGTACTTCCGATGAGTCAGCGTTGGCCCTTCTGGCTGATATCACCAGCAAGTTCCGCCATGGGGAGAGGAAAAGCCAGATCCAAGAGGAATGTGACAGCGTGTCTGACTCGGGCAAACAGGTGGATGGCATTGAGATCATGGAGCTCCAGCTGTCTCACGTTAACAACCTGTTCCACTGTGAAAAGTGCAACCGCTCCTTTAAGTTGTTCTACCACTTTAAGGAGCACATGAAAACACACTCCACTGAGAGCTACAAGTGCGACCTATGCAACAAAAGGTACCTCCGAGAAAGCGCATTGAAGCAGCACCTTACCTGTTACCACCTTGATGAAGGTGGCGCCAACAAGAAACAGAGGCCGGGCAAAAAAATACATGTCTGCCAGTACTGTGATAAACAATTTGACCACTTTGGCCATTTTAAAGAACATCTGCGGAAACACACAG GTGAAAAGCCATTTGAGTGCCCAAACTGCCACGAACGTTTTGCTCGGAACAGCACGCTCAAGTGTCACTTGACAGCGTGCCAGTCCGGTGCTGGTGCTAAAAAGGGGCGGAAAAAGCTTTATGAATGTCAG GTCTGCAACAGTGTCTTTAACAGCTGGGACCAATTTAAAGACCACTTGGTAATACACACAGGGGACAAGCCTAACCACTGTACCATATGCGATGTTTGGTTCATGCAAGGCAGCGAACTGAGGAGGCACCTGCAGGAAATCCACCACATTTCAGAACGGATAGTGACTGATGACATCCTTCCGGTGGACAGCGATCCAGTGGCCTCGATGACCATCATCGAGCAGGTGGaacaggtccacgtcctgccgctCATTCAGGTCCAGGTGGATCCTGCACAAGTGACGGTCGAGCAGGTGCACCCGGACTTGATACAAAACAATCAAGTGAAAGGCGAGCAGATAGCTGAGCTGCAAGAACAGGTGGAGATAAGCTACCTGGAAGTGGAGCACATTCATACTGAGTCAGGGACAGAAGTGCACATGGAGGAGCTGGATGTCGAGCACGTCaatcagctgcaaatggaggaggtcCAGGCACAGCTCATAGAGGAAGCAGATCTCGAGCCAGTAGAATCAGAACACGTGGATCAGGGAGGACTGGAAGGGAGCTCACCGGTGCAAGTGGACGAGATGGTGGCACCGGCAGCTGATCATGTAGAGTCTGATGATTTAAAAACTCAGCCGATAGTGGACGTACGGGAGGAAAAAGTGGACACTTAG